The following coding sequences lie in one Pseudomonas sp. B33.4 genomic window:
- the urtD gene encoding urea ABC transporter ATP-binding protein UrtD, producing the protein MRVTASAEFMLEPAFFPVEPNKDAGTSRDSIGLGQRVGPGLDTRHGTILTLEDISVSFDGFRALNNLNLYIGVGELRCIIGPNGAGKTTLMDVITGKTRPSHGKAWFGETLDLTQMSEVQIAQAGIGRKFQKPTVFEALSVFENLELAQKTDKSVWASLRARLSGEQKDRISEVLETIRLTTSVNRQAGLLSHGQKQFLEIGMLLMQDPQLLLLDEPVAGMTDAETEFTAELFKSLAGKHSLMVVEHDMGFVGSIADHVTVLHQGSVLAEGSLEQVQENECVIEVYLGR; encoded by the coding sequence ATGAGAGTCACGGCGAGCGCTGAATTCATGCTGGAACCGGCCTTCTTTCCCGTCGAACCGAACAAGGACGCCGGCACCAGCCGCGACTCGATTGGTCTTGGGCAACGCGTCGGCCCGGGCCTCGATACCCGCCACGGCACGATCCTCACTCTGGAAGACATCAGCGTCAGCTTCGACGGCTTCCGCGCGCTGAACAATCTCAACCTGTACATCGGCGTCGGTGAATTGCGCTGCATCATCGGCCCCAACGGCGCGGGCAAAACCACGCTGATGGACGTGATCACTGGCAAGACCCGCCCGAGTCACGGCAAGGCGTGGTTCGGCGAAACGCTGGATCTGACACAGATGAGCGAAGTGCAGATCGCCCAGGCCGGCATCGGTCGCAAGTTTCAGAAGCCGACGGTGTTTGAAGCGCTGAGCGTGTTTGAAAACCTTGAACTGGCACAGAAAACCGACAAGTCGGTGTGGGCCAGTTTGCGTGCGCGCCTCAGTGGCGAACAGAAAGACCGGATCAGCGAAGTGCTGGAGACGATTCGCCTGACCACTTCGGTCAATCGTCAGGCGGGCTTGCTCTCTCACGGTCAGAAGCAGTTTCTCGAGATCGGCATGTTGCTGATGCAGGACCCGCAATTGTTGCTGCTCGATGAGCCGGTGGCGGGGATGACTGATGCGGAAACCGAGTTCACCGCTGAACTGTTCAAGAGCCTGGCGGGCAAGCATTCGTTGATGGTGGTGGAGCATGACATGGGCTTTGTCGGCTCGATTGCCGACCACGTCACCGTGCTGCACCAGGGCAGCGTTTTGGCGGAAGGCTCGCTTGAGCAGGTGCAGGAAAACGAGTGCGTGATCGAGGTCTACCTCGGCCGCTGA
- the urtC gene encoding urea ABC transporter permease subunit UrtC: MNQPLLVTATQKAGPKVTIAVGAVVLALLVALPLLSLLPAENALSVSAYTLTLVGKILCYAIVALALDLVWGYAGLLSLGHGLFFALGGYAMGMYLMRQAAGDGLPAFMTFLSWSELPWYWTGTSSFVWAMCLVVLAPGLLALVFGFFAFRSRIKGVYFSIMTQALTFAGMLLFFRNETGFGGNNGFTNFRTILGFGITEPGTRAVLFLATVLLLVASLFIGWRLAQSKFGRVLTALRDAENRLMFCGYDPRGFKLFVWVLSAVLCGLAGALYVPQVGIINPSEMSPTNSIEAAVWVALGGRGTLIGPLLGAGVVNGMKSWFTVAFPEYWLFFLGALFIVVTLYLPKGVIGLLKKRGEQ, encoded by the coding sequence ATGAACCAGCCTCTGTTAGTCACGGCCACACAAAAGGCCGGCCCAAAAGTCACCATCGCGGTCGGCGCGGTGGTTCTTGCCCTGCTGGTCGCCCTGCCGCTGCTGTCATTGTTGCCGGCGGAAAATGCCCTGTCGGTGTCGGCGTACACGCTAACGCTGGTCGGCAAGATCCTCTGCTACGCCATCGTCGCCCTGGCGCTGGACCTGGTCTGGGGTTACGCCGGTTTGCTGTCGCTGGGCCACGGGTTGTTCTTCGCTCTCGGCGGTTATGCGATGGGCATGTACCTGATGCGTCAGGCCGCCGGTGATGGTCTGCCGGCGTTCATGACCTTTCTGTCGTGGAGCGAACTGCCGTGGTACTGGACCGGCACCAGCAGCTTCGTCTGGGCCATGTGTCTGGTGGTGCTTGCGCCGGGTTTGCTGGCGCTGGTGTTTGGTTTCTTCGCCTTCCGCTCGCGGATCAAAGGCGTGTATTTCTCGATCATGACCCAGGCCTTGACCTTCGCCGGCATGCTTCTGTTTTTCCGCAACGAAACCGGGTTTGGCGGCAACAACGGCTTCACCAATTTCCGCACGATTCTCGGTTTCGGCATCACTGAACCGGGCACTCGCGCGGTGTTGTTTCTGGCCACGGTATTGTTACTGGTGGCGAGCCTGTTCATCGGCTGGCGTCTGGCGCAGAGCAAGTTCGGCCGCGTGCTGACAGCGCTGCGCGATGCGGAAAACCGCTTGATGTTCTGCGGCTACGACCCGCGCGGTTTCAAGTTGTTCGTATGGGTGTTGAGCGCGGTGCTGTGTGGTCTGGCCGGGGCGTTGTACGTGCCGCAAGTAGGCATCATCAACCCGAGCGAAATGTCGCCGACCAACTCGATCGAGGCTGCCGTGTGGGTTGCCCTTGGCGGCCGTGGCACGCTGATCGGGCCGTTGCTTGGCGCCGGAGTGGTCAACGGCATGAAGAGCTGGTTCACCGTGGCGTTCCCGGAGTACTGGCTGTTCTTTCTCGGCGCACTGTTCATCGTCGTGACGCTGTACCTGCCCAAAGGTGTGATCGGCCTGCTGAAGAAACGAGGTGAACAATGA
- the urtB gene encoding urea ABC transporter permease subunit UrtB codes for MPTAIHRFLIAIALLLPMLAHAGDAEDFVAANPVQQAKLLETWAAQPDPARIELINALQQGELTIDGQPKTLRLNNRLRGLIDTALASHQLLAADAKIRLSAAQQLQKSAKPAQLKFLDQQLAGEKDENVHAALSLALANLQLVDTDPAVRLAAVRLLGETGDPLARTRLEGLLEPGVEADANVRTAAETSLAQVKRKLLIGEILGQAFSGMSLGSILLLAALGLAITFGLLGVINMAHGEMLMLGAYSTYVVQLMFQRYAPQAIEFYPLIALPVAFFVTAAIGMALERTVIRHLYGRPLETLLATWGISLMLIQLVRLLFGAQNVEVANPAWLSGGIQVLPNLVLPYNRIVIIAFALFVVVLTWLLLNKTRLGLNVRAVTQNRNMAACCGVPTGRVDMLAFGLGSGIAGLGGVALSQIGNVGPDLGQSYIIDSFLVVVLGGVGQLAGSVLAAFGLGIANKILEPQIGAVLGKILILALIILFIQKRPQGLFALKGRVID; via the coding sequence ATGCCCACTGCCATACACCGCTTTCTCATAGCCATCGCACTATTGCTGCCGATGCTGGCCCACGCCGGCGACGCCGAAGACTTCGTCGCGGCCAATCCTGTGCAGCAAGCCAAACTGCTGGAAACCTGGGCCGCGCAGCCCGATCCGGCCCGTATCGAATTGATCAACGCCCTGCAACAAGGCGAACTGACCATCGACGGCCAACCCAAAACCCTGCGCCTGAACAACCGCCTGCGGGGTCTGATCGACACAGCTCTGGCCAGCCACCAATTGCTCGCCGCCGACGCCAAAATCCGTCTGAGCGCCGCGCAGCAATTGCAGAAAAGCGCGAAACCCGCGCAGCTGAAATTCCTCGACCAGCAACTCGCTGGTGAAAAAGATGAAAACGTCCATGCCGCCCTGAGCCTGGCGCTGGCCAATCTGCAACTGGTCGATACCGATCCGGCCGTGCGCCTCGCTGCAGTACGCCTGCTCGGCGAAACCGGTGATCCGCTGGCACGCACGCGCCTCGAAGGTTTGCTCGAACCCGGCGTTGAAGCGGATGCCAACGTGCGCACCGCTGCCGAAACCAGCCTCGCCCAAGTCAAACGCAAATTGCTGATCGGCGAGATCCTCGGTCAGGCCTTTAGCGGCATGTCGCTCGGTTCGATCCTGCTGCTCGCCGCACTCGGTCTGGCGATCACTTTCGGCCTGCTCGGCGTGATCAACATGGCTCACGGCGAGATGCTGATGCTCGGCGCCTACTCGACGTATGTGGTACAGCTGATGTTCCAGCGCTACGCACCGCAAGCCATCGAGTTTTATCCATTGATCGCATTGCCGGTGGCGTTCTTCGTTACCGCCGCGATCGGCATGGCGCTGGAGCGCACGGTGATTCGTCACCTCTACGGCCGACCGCTGGAAACCCTGCTTGCCACCTGGGGCATCAGCCTGATGCTGATTCAACTGGTGCGCCTGCTGTTCGGCGCGCAGAACGTTGAGGTCGCCAACCCCGCATGGCTGTCCGGTGGCATTCAAGTGCTGCCGAATCTGGTGTTGCCGTACAACCGCATCGTCATCATCGCTTTCGCGCTGTTCGTCGTCGTGTTGACCTGGCTGCTGCTGAATAAAACCCGCCTCGGTCTCAACGTCCGCGCCGTCACCCAGAACCGCAACATGGCAGCTTGCTGCGGCGTGCCGACCGGTCGCGTGGACATGCTCGCCTTTGGCCTCGGTTCAGGCATCGCCGGCCTCGGCGGTGTAGCGCTGAGCCAGATCGGCAACGTCGGCCCGGATCTCGGCCAGAGCTACATCATCGACTCGTTCCTGGTGGTGGTGCTCGGCGGCGTCGGCCAATTGGCCGGTAGCGTGCTGGCGGCATTTGGCCTGGGTATCGCCAACAAGATTCTCGAACCGCAGATCGGTGCGGTGCTCGGCAAGATCCTGATCCTCGCGCTGATCATTCTGTTTATCCAGAAACGTCCGCAAGGCCTCTTCGCACTGAAAGGACGGGTGATCGACTGA